The following coding sequences are from one Kwoniella bestiolae CBS 10118 chromosome 2, complete sequence window:
- a CDS encoding GTP-binding protein ypt2 — MAGPHYDFLIKLLLIGDSGVGKSCLLLRFCDDAWTPSFITTIGIDFKIRTIELDGKRIKLQIWDTAGQERFRTITTAYYRGAMGILLVYDVTDEKSFNNIRTWHANIEQHASPGVNKILIGNKCDWDEKRVVTLDQGRALADEFGLRFLETSAKANEGVEEAFFTLARDIKTRLIDSQPQEAAPVSLGADRRGVDVNKQSSTSQGGCCS, encoded by the exons GTGTCGGCAAATCATGTTTACTACTTCGATTCTGTGATGATGCATGGACACCATCCTTCATCACTACTATTG GTATCGATTTCAAGATCCGAACTATCGAGTTAGACGGGAAGAGAATCAAGTTGCagatt TGGGATACAGCTG GTCAAGAACGATTCAGGACCATCACGACAGCTTATTACAGAGGTGCTATGGGTATCTTGTTGGTATATGATGTTACAGATGAGAAATCGTTTAACA ACATCCGAACCTGGCACGCCAACATCGAACAACACGCTTCCCCCGGCGTCAACAAGATCTTGATTGGGAACAAATGCGATTGGGACGAGAAGCGAGTGGTGACTCTCGATCAAGGTCGTGCTTTGGCCGATGAGTTCGGTTTGAGGTTCTTGGAGACTTCGGCTAAGGCGAATGAGGGTGTGGAAGAGGCTTTCTTCACTCTTGCTAG AGATATCAAGACCCGACTTATCgactctcaacctcaagaaGCCGCACCAGTATCTCTCGGAGCCGATCGACGAGGTGTAGACGTCAACAAGCAATCCAGCACCTCACAAGGTGGATGTTGTAGTTAA
- a CDS encoding dephospho-CoA kinase translates to MLVVGLTGGIASGKSTVSKIFSTNHSIPIIDADLLAREVIEPGTSGFSLIVDHFGADRILDSSGLLDRAALGEIIFNDPDERKWLNSVIHPRVRREMVKRTVSYWLGGEWCVIVDVPLLVEAGMWRWVGDVVVVYVNEKLQLSRLISRPVPNTPPLTETQAKARISSQMSLSEKLNYSTYVLDNSGTMKDLEVQIDKLVSKWKVSQGFNYFGWWYKLCWLVPPVGLTAGLMVLFSRWLKYNVGSKKGRRRGRGEVDRGWKPEEIELRERNGRPGGRRRTGGSITDE, encoded by the exons ATGTTGG TCGTCGGTCTCACAGGCGGTATAGCATCAG GCAAATCCACCGTCTCCAAGATCTTCTCAACCAACCACTCCATCCCCATAATAGACGCCGACCTCCTAGCTCGCGAGGTCATCGAACCTGGCACCTCAGGCTTCTCCCTCATAGTAGACCATTTTGGCGCCGATCGGATCCTCGACTCGTCCGGCCTACTCGACAGAGCAGCACTTGGTGAAATCATTTTCAATGACCCGGATGAGAGGAAGTGGCTCAACTCTGTCATTCACCCGAGGGTAcgaagggagatggtgaagCGGACGGTGAGTTATTGGTTGGGGGGAGAATGGTGTGTTATTGTGGATGTGCCGCTTTTGGTCGAGGCGGGGatgtggaggtgggttggggaCGTTGTGGTTGTTTatgt AAACGAAAAACTCCAACTCTCCCGTCTTATATCCCGCCCCGTACCCAACACTCCCCCACTCACCGAAACCCAAGCAAAAGCCCGAATATCATCGCAAATGTCCTTAAGCGAGAAACTCAACTACTCGACCTACGTCCTCGATAACTCAGGAACGATGAAAGACCTAGAAGTGCAGATCGACAAGTTGGTGAGCAAGTGGAAGGTATCGCAGGGATTCAATTACTTTGGATGGTGGTATAAGCTCTGTTGGCTTGTCCCTCCTGTGGGATTGACGGCGGGGTTGATGGTGCTGTTTTCGAGGTGGTTGAAGTATAATGTAGGGAGcaagaaggggaggaggaggggaaggggagaggtaGATAGGGGTTGGAAGCCTGAGGAAAttgagttgagggagaggaatggaaggcctggtgggaggaggaggacgggGGGAAGTATTACGGATGAGTAA
- a CDS encoding dihydropteroate synthase produces MTPDSVNLRSLSIHLPNGLGPSAFNLSPPPPCPIILNVSMKLRPGSIVDTATGDSMDGLGVNYSAVSKAIYALVSSPIKTWNRPWTLMREVSAIPLGLPDVNRVDVEVIMPKALLHADSAVYMASHSLMGGEVVDEGRRCEVRDIRLECVIGLHPHERAERQRLEIDVEVGGVDWGVWGHKEFTDQVYEFVSASSYQTIESLIHHLGSHLFTIPILSDKDQPASTLSITIRKPSAIPYAVPSITIHRDKSDYPSPSSFSPSGSAIDKRIFIAVGSNIGDRVDNIHKAIRELQTNGCELRRTSRLYESEPMYVEDQDRFINGVIEISTSLSPLDLLRLLKRTEKSVGRTKTFTNGPRVIDLDLVFYGEDVVRIGERGNEPDEDGVGWLECPHKSLGEREFVLRPLADIAPSFVHPSLRQTIHQLLSRLPTTTPPPLQPIIPFSGPSKPLRLSSPSIPYIMSIFNATPDSFSDGDPARTDPAYAIKAVEQLFERGDGPDILDIGGMSTRPGSDPCTEEEEINRVVPLIKAIRTSSNPKLREVPISIDTYRASVAKLAVEAGASMINDVRGGTEPGMLEVMAHSKVPVVLMHSRGDSKNMSSSEMTDYASLGGVVQGVKRELTELVNKAIKTGVKRWNIILDPGLGFAKTHKDNLILLRRLPDLLEGELKGYPMLVGGSRKGFVGKTIGRDVPSERGFGDAALNAHCVWSGVVDVLRVHSHRETRDTVKMGVGIRDA; encoded by the exons ATGACCCCCGACAGCGTCAACCTCCgatccctctccatccacctccccaaCGGCCTCGGTCCATCAGCATTcaacctctctcctcctccaccatgCCCCATAATCCTCAACGTATCTATGAAGCTTCGCCCTGGGTCTATAGTAGATACAGCCACGGGCGACTCGATGGATGGGCTCGGAGTAAATTACTCGGCAGTTTCCAAGGCCATCTACGCACTGGTCTCGTCCCCTATCAAGACTTGGAATAGGCCTTGGACATTGATGCGGGAGGTATCGGCCATTCCATTGGGTCTTCCTGATGTGAATAGGGTCGACGTTGAAGTGATCATGCCCAAGGCGCTGTTGCATGCCGACTCAGCTGTGTATATGGCTAGTCATTCTCTCATGGGAGGGGAAGTGGTGGATGAAGGGAGGAGGTGTGAGGTTAGGGATATAAGGTTGGAATGCGTTATTGGATTACATCCTCATGAAAGAGCAGAGAGACAGAGGCTGgagattgatgttgaggtgggagGTGTGGATTGGGGAGTATGGGGACACAAGGAATTTACGGATCAGGtatatgag TTCGTATCCGCCTCGTCATATCAGACTATCGaatccctcatccaccacctcggATCCCATTTATTCACCATACCAATCCTGTCTGATAAAGACCAACCCGCAAGTACATTGTCAATAACGATACGTAAACCCTCTGCTATACCTTATGCCGTACCCAGTATAACCATACACCGAGACAAGTCAGACTACccgtctccttcttccttctctccgtCTGGATCTGCTATCGACAAACGCATATTCATAGCCGTGGGATCGAACATTGGAGATAGGGTGGATAACATACACAAAGCTATAAGGGAATTACAGACTAATGGATGTGAGCTGAGACGTACAAGTAGATTGTATGAGAGTGAACCGATGTATgtggaagatcaagatagGTTCATCAATGGGGTAattgag ATTTCCACATCTCTGTCCCCTCTCGACCTCCTGCGGCTCCTGAAACGAACTGAGAAATCAGTAGGAAGAACCAAAACTTTTACGAACGGTCCACGGGTCATCGATCTGGACTTGGTATTTTACGGTGAAGATGTGGTGAGGATtggtgagagggggaatgaacctgatgaagatggagttGGGTGGTTGGAATGCCCCCATAAGAGTTTGGGAGAGAGGGAATTTGTTCTGAGACCTCTGGCTGA TATCGCACCAAGCTTTGTTCACCCTTCATTACGTCAAACAATCCACCAACTATTATCTCGATTACCTACCACAACTCCACCCCCTCTACAACCCATCATACCCTTCTCTGGCCCGTCCAAGCCGCTACGTCTTTCGTCTCCCTccataccatacatcatGTCGATATTCAACGCTACGCCCGACTCATTCTCCGATGGTGATCCTGCACGTACCGATCCTGCCTACGCGATCAAAGCTGTAGAACAGCTGTTCGAGAGGGGTGACGGTCCAGATATACTGGATATAGGGGGGATGTCGACTCGACCAGGTTCAGATCCATGtacggaggaagaagagatcaatAGGGTCGTACCACTCATTAAGGCTATTCGAACATCTTCGAACCCCAAACTAAGGGAGGTACCAATATCGATAGATACGTATCGAGCTAGTGTAGCCAAGTTGGCTGTCGAAGCAGGGGCAAGTATGATCAACGATGTCAGAGGCGGAACCGAACCCGGAATGCTGGAAGTGATGGCTCATTCAAAGGTCCCGGTGGTGCTCATGCATTCGAGAGGAGATTCGAAGAATATGAGCTCAAGTGAAATGACAGATTATGCATCCCTCGGAGGGGTAGTACAGGGTGTCAAGAGAGAGTTAACAGAATTAGTGAATAAAGCTATAAAGACGGGGGTGAAACGGTGGAATATAATTTTAGATCCAGGATTGGGATTCGCCAAGACACATAAAGATAATTTGATCTTACTTAGACGTCTACCGGATCTGTTGGAGGGTGAGCTGAAGGGGTATCCGATGTTAGTAGGTGGAAGTAGGAAGGGGTTCGTTGGGAAGACTATTGGACGGGATGTACCCAGTGAGAGGGGATTCGGAGATGCTGCGTTGAATGCTCATTGTGTTTGGAGTGGGGTGGTGGACGTGCTTAGAGTGCATAGCCATAGGGAGACGAGGGATACTGTTAAGATGGGGGTGGGTATAAGGGATGCTTAA